The following proteins come from a genomic window of Mauremys mutica isolate MM-2020 ecotype Southern chromosome 7, ASM2049712v1, whole genome shotgun sequence:
- the ADIRF gene encoding adipogenesis regulatory factor produces MSSKGFQGFKQHAEGEVQDAANALGKSAQQVVNQATDAGQKAIDQACKTAQEGVEKTTGQASEAVSGLGKKIGLKK; encoded by the exons ATGTCTAGTAAGGGCTTCCAAGGTTTTAAACAACACGCAGAAGGGGAGGTCCAGGATGCTG CAAATGCGCTGGGAAAGTCTGCACAGCAGGTAGTGAACCAAGCTACAGATGCAGGTCAGAAAG CTATTGATCAGGCTTGCAAGACTGCCCAAGAAGGTGTAGAAAAAACAACTGGACAAGCATCAGAAGCCGTGTCTGGCCTTGGGAAAAAAATTGGACTTAAGAAATGA